A single window of Rubripirellula lacrimiformis DNA harbors:
- a CDS encoding biopolymer transporter ExbD, which produces MKVPQTGNRETMELKMTPMIDVVFLLLVFFVWTSSFELPEFDLPSAIAETPSGGTSVQSQAAPAEAFDELIVRLSTREGQLLIRFNEASIDTVADLGAQLTKIISIGVQPPIIIDPDDDVTMNDAVRVYDAARDAGADRVLFAADPES; this is translated from the coding sequence GTGAAAGTCCCTCAAACCGGTAATCGCGAGACGATGGAGCTGAAGATGACGCCGATGATTGACGTCGTCTTTCTGCTATTGGTTTTCTTTGTCTGGACCAGCAGTTTCGAGTTGCCAGAGTTTGATTTGCCCAGCGCGATCGCCGAAACACCCTCCGGTGGCACCAGCGTCCAATCCCAAGCGGCCCCGGCCGAAGCCTTCGACGAACTGATCGTCCGACTTTCGACGCGGGAGGGCCAGCTGTTGATCCGTTTCAACGAAGCATCCATCGACACGGTTGCCGACCTTGGGGCGCAGCTGACGAAAATCATTTCGATCGGAGTCCAACCACCGATCATCATCGATCCAGACGATGACGTTACCATGAACGACGCTGTTCGCGTGTACGACGCCGCACGGGATGCGGGCGCCGACCGAGTCTTGTTTGCGGCGGATCCCGAATCATGA
- a CDS encoding class I SAM-dependent methyltransferase: protein MADSVTFLKNFLRHPTQVGAIAPSSAGLVEAMVQWFDWDTARSIVEFGPGTGVFTEAILERKHADAKFFAIERSPELANRTRSRCPDAVVYEDSVTNVVDLCRQESIGKVDAIICGLPWASFSDSLQTEIFDAMLDVLAPGGQFATFAYWQGVVLPAGMRFSRRLKNTFPQVQRSHTVWKNLPPAFVYRCVR, encoded by the coding sequence ATGGCTGATAGCGTCACGTTTTTGAAAAACTTCTTGCGACACCCGACACAGGTTGGCGCGATCGCCCCCAGCAGTGCTGGTTTGGTCGAAGCGATGGTCCAGTGGTTTGACTGGGATACCGCTCGCAGCATCGTCGAATTTGGGCCCGGTACCGGTGTGTTCACCGAAGCGATCTTGGAACGGAAGCATGCCGATGCGAAATTTTTCGCCATTGAACGGTCACCCGAACTGGCCAATCGAACTCGCAGTCGCTGCCCGGATGCCGTGGTCTACGAGGACAGCGTGACCAATGTGGTCGATCTTTGCCGGCAGGAATCGATCGGGAAAGTGGACGCGATCATCTGTGGATTGCCTTGGGCATCGTTTTCCGATTCGCTGCAAACGGAGATCTTCGATGCGATGTTGGACGTGCTAGCGCCCGGGGGGCAGTTCGCCACGTTCGCCTATTGGCAGGGAGTCGTGCTGCCAGCCGGAATGCGTTTTTCCCGGCGGCTAAAAAACACCTTTCCGCAGGTCCAGCGAAGTCACACGGTGTGGAAAAACCTGCCGCCGGCGTTCGTGTACCGATGTGTCCGATAG
- a CDS encoding GrpB family protein encodes MHDETVRLMHYDPRWKQEFEQTRSSILFSCEGWVTGVQHVGSTAISGLIARPTIDVIATVRDRDGLAPARMLIEGLNFRCEDSANWAAEAITLCKPRSPPAGQPDPTHRVMLVQEGSELLRRAIRLRDFFRSHPETAIRWEETKVASWRDCEGDLHRYESDKAIFLAHLSDQLDAAEGGD; translated from the coding sequence ATGCATGACGAAACTGTCCGGCTGATGCACTATGACCCTCGTTGGAAACAAGAGTTCGAACAAACTCGCAGCAGTATCCTGTTCAGCTGCGAAGGTTGGGTCACCGGTGTCCAGCACGTCGGCAGCACCGCGATCTCGGGTTTGATCGCACGTCCGACGATCGACGTGATCGCCACGGTCCGCGACCGGGACGGGTTGGCCCCGGCCAGGATGCTGATCGAAGGTTTGAACTTTCGATGCGAAGATTCAGCAAATTGGGCAGCCGAAGCGATCACTCTGTGCAAACCTCGCAGCCCCCCGGCGGGGCAACCCGACCCGACCCATCGTGTGATGTTGGTTCAGGAAGGGTCGGAACTGCTTCGTCGTGCCATCCGGCTGCGTGATTTTTTCCGCAGCCACCCCGAAACCGCCATTCGATGGGAAGAAACCAAGGTCGCCAGTTGGCGGGACTGCGAGGGCGACCTGCACCGCTACGAATCGGACAAAGCGATCTTTCTGGCACATTTGTCGGACCAACTGGATGCCGCCGAAGGGGGTGACTGA
- a CDS encoding 3'-5' exonuclease, translating into MVAQVSYLIFDVESVADGELVSRIRYPGMDYSPQDAIATYQDELMETRGTTFIPHTFQLPVAVVVAKVSADFRLVDVVSLDEPEFRPHVITQSFWRGWDAYKYPTWVTFNGRSFDVPLMELAAYRFGISLPKWFRGDGYKAPRNRYNTAAHLDLQDVLTNFGAARCNGGLNLVSQMLGKPGKMDLTGDQVQQQHNEGNKKAISDYCRCDVLDTYFVFLRTRVLTGNITLDQEIQLVAEAKQWIEERAPDCEAYRDYLGHWREWANPWAIEVDPKADTDDVPESATDAAADAPVQAVSSVDSESPGTPSVDAAADPKTDESP; encoded by the coding sequence ATGGTCGCCCAAGTTTCTTATCTGATCTTTGACGTCGAAAGCGTTGCCGACGGGGAATTGGTTTCTCGGATCCGGTATCCCGGCATGGACTATTCGCCACAGGATGCGATCGCGACCTACCAGGACGAATTGATGGAAACCAGGGGAACGACTTTCATTCCCCATACCTTCCAGTTGCCGGTGGCCGTGGTCGTTGCCAAGGTTTCGGCTGATTTTCGACTGGTCGATGTGGTTTCGCTGGATGAACCCGAGTTTCGTCCGCACGTGATCACGCAAAGCTTTTGGCGTGGTTGGGACGCGTACAAGTATCCGACTTGGGTGACGTTCAATGGGCGTTCGTTCGACGTCCCGCTGATGGAATTGGCTGCGTACCGGTTTGGCATTTCACTTCCGAAATGGTTCCGCGGCGACGGCTACAAAGCACCGCGAAATCGATACAACACCGCGGCCCACCTCGATTTGCAGGACGTGCTGACCAACTTCGGTGCCGCCCGCTGCAACGGAGGGTTGAACCTCGTTTCACAGATGTTGGGGAAACCAGGCAAAATGGATCTGACCGGTGACCAGGTTCAACAGCAGCACAACGAGGGCAACAAGAAGGCCATCAGTGACTACTGTCGCTGTGATGTCCTGGATACCTATTTCGTGTTCCTGCGAACGCGGGTGCTGACTGGAAACATCACTCTGGATCAAGAGATTCAGTTGGTGGCGGAAGCGAAGCAGTGGATCGAAGAAAGGGCCCCAGACTGCGAGGCTTACCGAGACTACCTCGGCCATTGGCGTGAATGGGCCAACCCCTGGGCGATCGAGGTGGACCCCAAGGCGGACACCGATGATGTACCAGAATCGGCCACCGATGCCGCCGCCGATGCCCCTGTCCAAGCGGTTTCTAGCGTCGATTCGGAGTCTCCGGGCACACCGTCGGTGGACGCCGCAGCCGATCCAAAAACCGATGAATCCCCCTGA
- a CDS encoding serine/threonine-protein kinase — protein sequence MPRSRLGPLAIESKLGDHPSQSCVWRAVHVQLKKAVAVKVFSAPFGGTPEARAIFASEWQRLKKLQHPALAKCFGGGFEETDAYLAYELLEGETLAAQLERRGRLSWESVLDMAEPLASALEYLHTKDIVYGRLEPDKIMFAGLSPVLIDIRIERNSSPFRTNRPPKAAELALRAPELATDPNAVSPATDLYALGATLYLALTGRPPAAGDTIETVTQSVIDQMPPSPASLVMECPVWLDKLVMQLLQKQPGSRPPNAGAVILALGEVRRRSMSRSGVAEHASSGFSPLAVTDQRDRDVARELLGREAIDLDDDKVPDGTPWHDRPLVLIAGLFIVAGLFAYLLWPLNEDQMRQKADDLLTQQSRSAMNQAKQAYLVPMLEKYPEGVHANWAKEQIDRVDMYQAEHALEVKLKRNLPLQNEGERLYAEASQYERFGDAATALDQYRSMQTLLGDDPQYRPFVNLARRRIARIEIEGVNADEASRMIDSKLSEADELFASGKVVAARKIWYSIVELYDNNDNVAPLVEKAQSRLSGNANPSGTE from the coding sequence ATGCCCCGCAGCCGACTCGGACCACTGGCGATCGAATCGAAGCTCGGCGATCACCCGTCGCAAAGCTGTGTGTGGCGGGCCGTCCACGTGCAATTGAAAAAGGCGGTCGCGGTCAAAGTCTTTTCGGCGCCGTTCGGCGGCACCCCCGAAGCGAGGGCCATCTTTGCATCCGAATGGCAACGGCTGAAAAAGCTACAGCACCCCGCGCTTGCCAAGTGTTTTGGCGGCGGATTCGAGGAAACCGACGCCTATCTCGCCTACGAACTGCTCGAGGGCGAGACGCTTGCGGCGCAGCTGGAACGCCGCGGCCGTTTGTCGTGGGAATCCGTGCTGGACATGGCCGAACCGCTGGCATCGGCGCTCGAATACTTGCACACCAAAGACATCGTCTATGGTCGGCTAGAACCGGACAAAATCATGTTCGCCGGTCTCAGCCCCGTGTTGATCGACATCCGGATCGAACGAAATTCGTCGCCCTTCCGCACCAATCGACCACCGAAAGCCGCTGAGCTTGCGCTGCGGGCTCCCGAACTAGCCACCGACCCAAATGCGGTTTCCCCTGCGACCGACCTGTATGCCCTTGGTGCGACCTTGTACCTGGCCCTGACCGGCCGTCCGCCAGCCGCCGGCGACACGATCGAAACGGTGACCCAGTCGGTCATCGACCAGATGCCGCCGTCGCCCGCGTCGCTCGTGATGGAATGCCCGGTCTGGCTAGACAAGTTGGTGATGCAATTGCTGCAGAAGCAACCCGGATCACGCCCCCCCAATGCCGGCGCCGTGATTTTAGCGCTCGGTGAAGTCCGACGGCGGTCGATGTCCCGGTCCGGGGTCGCGGAACATGCATCGTCGGGATTCAGTCCATTGGCGGTCACCGACCAACGTGACCGCGACGTGGCCCGCGAACTGCTAGGCCGTGAAGCGATCGACTTGGATGATGACAAGGTTCCCGACGGGACGCCCTGGCATGACCGGCCGCTGGTTTTGATCGCCGGGCTGTTCATCGTCGCGGGACTGTTCGCCTATCTGCTGTGGCCCCTGAACGAAGACCAGATGCGACAGAAGGCGGACGACCTGCTGACCCAGCAATCTCGCAGCGCGATGAACCAAGCCAAACAGGCCTACCTGGTACCGATGCTGGAAAAGTATCCCGAGGGTGTGCACGCTAATTGGGCCAAAGAACAGATTGACCGCGTCGACATGTACCAGGCGGAACATGCCTTGGAAGTCAAACTGAAACGCAACCTGCCCCTGCAAAACGAAGGCGAACGGCTGTACGCCGAAGCCAGCCAATACGAACGATTCGGTGACGCGGCGACCGCATTGGACCAATATCGATCGATGCAGACGCTGCTGGGCGATGATCCCCAATATCGACCGTTCGTCAATCTGGCCCGGCGACGCATCGCACGCATCGAAATCGAAGGCGTCAATGCTGATGAAGCGTCGCGAATGATCGATAGCAAACTGTCCGAAGCCGACGAACTGTTCGCCAGCGGCAAGGTCGTGGCCGCTCGCAAAATCTGGTACAGCATCGTCGAACTCTATGACAACAACGACAATGTCGCGCCGCTGGTCGAAAAGGCGCAGTCACGATTGTCAGGCAATGCCAACCCTTCGGGAACCGAGTGA
- a CDS encoding polysaccharide lyase family 7 protein: protein MRHWILLCLLVTSSTAIADELPAKVLDLSDWMLTLPEDTDRPGKPDEIKQTELETFSDPRYFFAAPTGGVVFRAHCGGATTKGSSFPRCELREMADAKNRAGWDTGGETVHTMTMKVAIAKTPPVKQHVVCAQIHDADDDLMMIRLEGTKLFIERNDVGDVMLDRKYKLGSPIELKIQAADGHVKVWHDGDLKMDWKVSRKGCYFKAGCYTQSNTQRGDDADSYAEVVIYDLNVRG from the coding sequence ATGCGACATTGGATTCTTCTTTGCTTGCTGGTCACGTCCAGCACCGCGATCGCCGATGAACTGCCCGCGAAGGTGCTGGACTTGTCGGATTGGATGCTGACGCTTCCCGAAGACACGGATCGTCCCGGCAAGCCGGACGAAATCAAACAGACGGAACTGGAGACGTTTTCCGATCCTCGCTACTTCTTTGCAGCCCCGACCGGCGGAGTTGTTTTTCGTGCTCATTGCGGCGGCGCGACGACCAAAGGTTCTAGTTTTCCTCGCTGCGAACTACGCGAGATGGCCGATGCAAAGAATCGAGCCGGATGGGACACCGGTGGGGAAACTGTTCACACGATGACGATGAAAGTGGCCATCGCCAAGACACCGCCTGTGAAGCAGCATGTCGTTTGCGCGCAGATTCACGACGCGGACGATGACTTGATGATGATTCGCTTAGAAGGCACCAAGTTGTTTATCGAACGAAACGACGTCGGTGATGTGATGCTGGATCGCAAGTACAAGTTGGGGAGTCCGATTGAATTGAAAATTCAAGCCGCCGACGGGCACGTCAAAGTCTGGCATGACGGTGACCTGAAAATGGATTGGAAAGTGTCTCGCAAAGGCTGTTACTTCAAAGCCGGCTGTTACACCCAATCGAATACCCAGCGCGGTGACGACGCGGACTCGTATGCCGAAGTCGTGATCTATGATCTGAACGTTCGCGGTTGA
- the pepT gene encoding peptidase T, which yields MIDRSRLLDRFLRYVRVETTADPSSNLYPSSPGQRELGQMLRDELAAISILDAELDENALVWGTVPATDGSVSAGSPSPTVAMVAHMDTSPEAPGKDVNPQVIDAYAGGDIPLPSGGLISVAKSESLSDLVGKTLITTDGRTLLGGDDKAGIAIIMEVAQTLIENPHLVHGPVRILFTCDEEIGRGTDKIDLRKLDATVAYTLDGGGAGVIDVETFSADGATVRFVGHNIHPSIGKGRMVNALRAAADFVSALPRTTCTPETTEDREGFIHPHTIHGGVGEASVDLILRSFESEDLADYARLIETTANQVAADTPGIEAHVSIRQQYRNLREGLDDLPESVSLAEAAFEQLGRQPTRMIIRGGTDGSQLTEKGLPTPNLSSGQHNIHAVTEFACLDEMVEAAQHVIKMLELWSQQRA from the coding sequence ATGATCGATCGTTCACGTCTTTTGGACCGTTTCCTTCGGTATGTGCGAGTCGAAACGACGGCCGATCCCTCGTCGAACCTGTACCCTAGTTCGCCTGGGCAACGCGAACTGGGGCAAATGTTGCGAGACGAACTGGCTGCGATCAGCATCCTGGACGCCGAACTGGATGAAAACGCACTGGTCTGGGGAACGGTTCCTGCGACCGATGGGAGCGTGTCCGCCGGCAGCCCCAGCCCCACCGTGGCGATGGTGGCCCACATGGACACGTCACCGGAAGCCCCCGGCAAGGACGTCAACCCACAGGTCATCGATGCCTATGCCGGCGGCGACATTCCCCTGCCCTCCGGCGGCCTGATTTCGGTCGCAAAGTCCGAATCGCTTTCCGATTTGGTCGGGAAGACCCTGATCACCACCGACGGGCGAACCCTGCTTGGCGGTGACGACAAAGCGGGGATTGCGATCATCATGGAAGTCGCACAGACACTGATCGAAAACCCGCACCTGGTGCACGGGCCGGTGCGAATCCTGTTCACCTGTGACGAAGAGATCGGACGGGGTACGGACAAGATCGACCTCCGCAAACTCGATGCCACCGTCGCCTACACGCTGGACGGTGGTGGTGCGGGCGTGATTGATGTTGAAACGTTTTCGGCCGATGGTGCCACCGTTCGCTTCGTCGGACACAACATCCACCCGTCGATCGGCAAGGGCCGCATGGTCAATGCCCTGCGTGCGGCCGCCGACTTTGTATCCGCCCTGCCCCGCACCACCTGCACGCCCGAAACGACCGAGGATCGCGAAGGATTCATCCACCCGCACACCATCCATGGCGGTGTCGGCGAAGCAAGCGTTGATCTGATTCTGCGATCCTTCGAAAGCGAAGACCTTGCCGACTATGCCCGATTGATCGAAACCACCGCGAACCAAGTTGCCGCCGATACACCCGGCATCGAAGCCCACGTGTCGATACGCCAACAGTACCGAAACCTACGCGAAGGTTTGGACGATCTTCCCGAATCGGTCTCGCTAGCCGAAGCCGCCTTTGAACAACTTGGTCGTCAACCGACTCGCATGATCATCCGCGGTGGAACCGACGGCAGCCAGTTGACCGAAAAAGGGTTGCCCACACCAAACCTGTCCAGCGGCCAGCACAACATTCATGCGGTCACCGAATTCGCCTGCTTGGACGAAATGGTCGAAGCCGCACAGCACGTGATCAAAATGCTGGAACTGTGGAGTCAGCAAAGGGCCTAG
- a CDS encoding ExbD/TolR family protein: protein MRVPQSHGTSRRTPVGANMTPMIDVVFLLIIFFLVSSHLARQENHLPLELPVASSFDPMDPEKMPLTISVDSSARILVGGNVIPVSGLKPIFADLVQRTGSDAAIRIRCEGRVQYQYVEPLLREAALAGVTDAAIAVREGVNP, encoded by the coding sequence ATGCGAGTTCCCCAATCCCACGGCACCAGTCGTCGTACACCGGTCGGCGCCAATATGACGCCGATGATCGATGTCGTCTTTCTGCTGATCATCTTCTTTCTTGTCTCCAGCCACCTTGCGCGGCAGGAGAATCACTTGCCGCTGGAATTGCCAGTCGCATCCAGCTTTGATCCGATGGATCCCGAGAAAATGCCACTGACGATCAGTGTCGATTCGAGCGCCAGGATTCTGGTCGGCGGGAATGTCATCCCCGTTTCCGGACTGAAACCGATCTTTGCAGATCTGGTCCAACGCACCGGCAGCGACGCGGCGATCCGGATCCGCTGCGAAGGCCGCGTCCAATATCAGTACGTTGAACCATTGCTGCGGGAAGCGGCCCTTGCCGGCGTGACCGATGCCGCGATCGCGGTACGCGAGGGCGTGAACCCGTGA
- a CDS encoding DNA polymerase ligase N-terminal domain-containing protein translates to MTMTALRFVVLLHRVGTELQRTEHDHWDWMFQHGDVLRTWATSPGFDLSKDVQSNCQRIADHRLQYLDYQGPIRNDRGDVSQVITGTWTDIAETDPGANRFAARLLIATAPGTELVQRSAQVTFQRIVDGGSDRSDEIRGDWSFRWVPGR, encoded by the coding sequence ATGACCATGACTGCCCTTCGATTCGTCGTGCTGCTTCATCGTGTCGGAACCGAACTGCAACGGACCGAACATGACCATTGGGATTGGATGTTTCAACACGGGGATGTGCTGCGGACCTGGGCGACTTCGCCCGGTTTCGATTTATCGAAAGATGTGCAATCGAACTGCCAAAGGATTGCGGACCACCGGCTGCAGTACCTCGACTACCAAGGGCCGATTCGCAATGACCGAGGCGACGTATCGCAGGTCATCACCGGAACATGGACGGACATTGCAGAGACCGATCCCGGCGCGAATCGATTCGCCGCACGGCTACTGATAGCGACGGCGCCGGGCACCGAATTGGTGCAACGGTCGGCCCAGGTGACCTTTCAGCGGATCGTGGATGGCGGCTCGGATCGCTCTGACGAAATTCGTGGCGATTGGTCGTTCCGCTGGGTGCCCGGTCGATAA
- a CDS encoding tetratricopeptide repeat protein codes for MIPSRDHRHHRSTRFVIRAFIPGAIDSAVQTFGFISRHVVASGLAVLCHGSRTVVSTWRLTLVIAALSIIGMQPATDLWAADGGSTPVGRVTDDATEDLVDVLIRRGRFDDAQSLAETLDASNQDSRSDQAAKSAIWLSRILTAKQMTQRSFDASDQAQVAAPVSDLLQSYPDHPRRLFLKAQMIAVRQSAARHAVLRFAVAPSGANTSTAPGSSPETASPSETDATPISTSATDLTAIVLRATEATLELTSQIVEQRTLLQSERGIAQEAMIADLTRLEQQTIVETVSLSLLQTECFDRGTTGSPNPEVIAAAAKALQVADLALTKLPPNCQARREIQRLSIESILRAGQPERAWQQYQSLVRSLPAPVDPVVLALSVRIHIATDDREQAHETLKKFYGSDPSAAPISVEMDLARLEFLLSESGDSAMAAVTDWIEAIGDRNGNYATRRAEAIALDRMRSDPSTRAMDAALIAAQGRDWLRRGDATRAAELLTAASTSERDADRALTYAIEAAAAWNSTGQPARAAQIMSRTANDHPGGANAAQIHLQSCLLIAKLPATGDQQATTNVLTTQLSDHLRHWPDDATSTPVRDWLIKIRTANGNLIGAAEAAVMPSDQLSAEQLATGIAAWESAYLNCPRDDEASFQTRLINALDPLRTSGAAVHIYASAIVTMADRNRLAQFTLPDGSGPFLSAAFNLRRTGVVPSSQTGPDTIDTSKTSPQTIACLRHRLMADGRQSPEMRRAITEWIGRWTDSSEPLTDQAERMIWTDQTDKAIAILERYIASDPKSIQRIVTAADLLAAGKQDQAKQAAVVYYDQIAGRVGRGTDRWHQAKIAAIATLVNLKQIDEAKRRADYIRLTMPNLDPQTQSRYESIVP; via the coding sequence ATGATCCCAAGTCGAGATCACCGCCACCATCGATCCACGCGGTTCGTCATCCGGGCGTTCATCCCCGGTGCCATCGACTCGGCAGTGCAAACATTTGGTTTCATCAGCCGTCACGTGGTAGCGTCCGGTCTTGCCGTGTTATGCCATGGGTCACGAACGGTCGTTAGCACATGGCGGCTGACCTTGGTGATCGCTGCGCTAAGCATCATCGGGATGCAACCGGCAACCGATCTTTGGGCGGCCGACGGCGGCTCAACCCCCGTCGGGCGAGTTACCGACGATGCGACGGAAGACCTTGTGGACGTCCTGATTCGGCGAGGACGATTCGACGATGCCCAGTCGCTAGCGGAAACGTTGGACGCGTCCAACCAAGATTCACGAAGCGATCAGGCGGCCAAGTCAGCCATCTGGTTGTCGCGAATTTTGACCGCCAAACAGATGACCCAACGCAGCTTTGATGCCAGCGATCAAGCCCAAGTGGCGGCTCCGGTCAGCGACCTATTGCAGTCCTACCCGGACCATCCCCGGCGGCTATTTTTGAAGGCACAGATGATCGCTGTCCGCCAATCGGCGGCCCGACATGCTGTCCTGCGTTTCGCCGTCGCACCCTCCGGTGCAAACACCAGTACCGCACCGGGATCGAGTCCTGAAACAGCCAGCCCGAGCGAAACCGACGCCACCCCGATCAGCACGTCCGCCACGGATCTAACCGCCATCGTCCTGCGGGCAACCGAGGCAACGTTGGAACTGACCAGCCAGATTGTCGAACAGCGAACTCTGCTTCAGTCCGAACGTGGAATCGCCCAAGAAGCGATGATCGCAGACCTGACCCGTCTAGAACAACAAACCATCGTCGAAACGGTTTCGCTGTCGCTGTTGCAAACCGAGTGCTTTGATCGGGGCACGACCGGGTCGCCGAACCCCGAAGTCATCGCGGCAGCCGCCAAGGCTCTGCAGGTCGCCGATCTGGCTCTGACCAAGCTGCCCCCGAACTGCCAAGCCCGGCGAGAGATTCAACGGCTAAGCATCGAATCGATCCTGCGTGCGGGCCAACCCGAACGTGCATGGCAACAGTATCAATCCCTGGTTCGTTCGTTGCCTGCCCCGGTGGATCCGGTTGTCCTGGCATTGTCGGTCCGCATTCACATCGCCACTGACGATCGTGAACAGGCCCACGAAACGCTGAAAAAGTTCTATGGCAGCGACCCCAGTGCGGCCCCGATATCCGTCGAGATGGATCTAGCACGCCTAGAATTCCTGCTGTCGGAATCCGGTGATTCGGCGATGGCGGCGGTGACCGATTGGATCGAAGCGATTGGTGATCGCAACGGTAACTACGCCACTCGCCGCGCCGAGGCGATCGCCCTGGACCGGATGCGATCCGACCCTAGCACTCGCGCGATGGACGCGGCGTTGATCGCCGCCCAAGGCCGTGATTGGCTACGCCGTGGCGACGCCACCCGAGCCGCTGAACTGCTGACGGCCGCATCGACGTCGGAGCGAGATGCCGACCGGGCGCTCACGTATGCGATCGAAGCCGCGGCGGCCTGGAATTCGACCGGACAGCCGGCCCGCGCCGCACAGATCATGTCGCGTACGGCCAATGATCATCCCGGCGGCGCCAATGCCGCCCAGATTCATCTGCAGTCTTGTCTCTTGATTGCCAAGTTGCCGGCGACGGGCGATCAGCAGGCCACAACGAATGTTTTGACCACACAGTTATCAGACCACCTTCGCCATTGGCCGGACGACGCGACTTCCACGCCCGTACGAGATTGGCTGATCAAGATTCGCACCGCAAATGGAAACCTGATCGGTGCCGCCGAAGCCGCTGTCATGCCATCGGACCAACTTTCCGCGGAACAGCTGGCCACCGGGATCGCCGCGTGGGAATCCGCGTACTTGAATTGCCCCCGGGATGACGAAGCATCCTTCCAAACGCGGCTGATCAACGCACTGGATCCGTTGCGGACATCCGGCGCTGCGGTCCACATCTACGCTTCCGCCATCGTCACCATGGCCGACCGGAACCGATTGGCCCAGTTCACGCTGCCCGATGGATCGGGCCCGTTCTTGTCCGCAGCGTTCAATCTGCGACGCACCGGCGTCGTACCGTCATCGCAGACCGGGCCGGATACGATCGACACCAGCAAAACATCCCCGCAAACGATTGCCTGTCTGCGACATCGGTTGATGGCGGATGGTCGTCAGTCACCCGAGATGCGTCGCGCGATCACCGAGTGGATCGGGCGATGGACAGACTCGTCCGAGCCCCTGACGGACCAAGCCGAACGGATGATCTGGACGGATCAAACCGACAAAGCGATTGCGATCCTGGAACGATACATTGCGTCCGATCCCAAATCGATCCAGCGAATCGTGACCGCTGCGGATCTGTTGGCCGCGGGAAAACAGGACCAGGCCAAACAAGCTGCGGTGGTCTACTATGATCAGATCGCGGGTCGAGTAGGTCGCGGAACCGACAGGTGGCATCAAGCCAAGATTGCCGCCATCGCGACTCTGGTAAATTTGAAACAGATCGACGAAGCCAAACGGCGGGCCGACTACATCAGATTGACCATGCCAAACCTAGATCCGCAAACCCAGTCGCGATACGAATCAATTGTTCCCTGA